A window of the Lactuca sativa cultivar Salinas chromosome 7, Lsat_Salinas_v11, whole genome shotgun sequence genome harbors these coding sequences:
- the LOC111914765 gene encoding uncharacterized protein LOC111914765: protein MGKPPNFSKDVITNRNDLEKSSTIMLNELCSPAIINGLSIKMGDLDQLTLRCEFGNSTSINALADSGASINFIPYSFYKNLGLTRFQETKMTLRMLDHSIINPYGIIEDFLLQVGKFVFPIEFMVLDMKEDEELHIIFGWPFFSTERALVYIHNSKRTLCLEDEAITFEMSPKVSHEKPKYEMSKMHVVEEDINELEEIEKMMEEELKV from the coding sequence ATGGGTAAACCTCCAAATTTTTCAAAAGATGTTATTACCAATAGGAATGATTTGGAGAAGTCATCAACTATCATGCTTAATGAGTTGTGTTCACCGGCAATTATCAATGGTTTGTCAATCAAGATGGGAGATCTAGATCAACTCACTTTGCGTTGTGAATTTGGAAATTCTACTTCTATAAATGCATTAGCTGATTCAGGGGCAAGCATCAACTTTATTCCCTATTCTTTCTATAAGAATCTCGGTCTAACAAGGTTCCAAGAGACAAAGATGACACTTAGAATGCTGGATCACTCGATAATTAACCCATATGGAATCATTGAAGACTTCTTATTGCAAGTGGGAAAGTTTGTGTTTCCGATTGAATTTATGGTTCTCGACATGAAGGAAGATGAAGAACTTCATATAATTTTTGGATGGCCATTTTTTAGTACTGAAAGAGCTCTAGTTTACATCCATAACTCAAAACGCACACTTTGTTTGGAAGATGAAGCaattacttttgaaatgagtCCAAAAGTGAGTCATGAAAAGCCAAAATATGAAATGTCAAAGATGCATGTTGTGGAAGAAGATATTAATGAGCTAGAGGAAATTGAAAAGATGATGGAAGAAGAATTAAAGGTATAG